The proteins below are encoded in one region of Maribacter aestuarii:
- a CDS encoding DUF1697 domain-containing protein yields MKTFIALLRGVNVSGQKKMPMAEVRKMMTSIGFKDIQTYIQSGNIIFKSELNSTKEIEGLIHNAIKNTFGFDVPVLVKSVSEIRDVIAKNPYNNENDIAHNRVYFVLLQNTPNTELVIAFEQMDFPNEKFTVSNSCVYLCCKNGYRKAKLSNNLIERKLKANATARNYRTMNKLLELAS; encoded by the coding sequence ATGAAAACTTTTATTGCTTTATTACGGGGAGTAAACGTCAGCGGTCAGAAGAAAATGCCAATGGCGGAGGTTCGTAAAATGATGACCAGTATCGGGTTTAAGGATATCCAAACCTATATACAAAGTGGGAATATTATTTTTAAAAGCGAATTGAATTCAACCAAAGAAATTGAAGGACTGATTCATAATGCTATTAAAAATACTTTTGGTTTTGATGTGCCAGTTCTGGTAAAGTCGGTTTCTGAAATTAGAGATGTTATAGCAAAGAATCCATATAACAATGAGAACGACATAGCTCATAATCGTGTTTATTTTGTTTTGCTCCAGAATACGCCAAATACCGAACTTGTAATAGCCTTTGAGCAAATGGACTTCCCAAACGAAAAATTTACGGTCTCCAATTCCTGTGTTTATCTCTGTTGTAAAAACGGTTATCGTAAAGCCAAATTGAGTAATAATTTGATTGAACGTAAACTAAAGGCAAATGCTACGGCAAGAAATTACCGAACTATGAACAAGCTATTGGAACTGGCTTCTTGA